A single region of the Hyalangium gracile genome encodes:
- a CDS encoding sensor histidine kinase: MRNLIVPLLLSAVVVLVVLVALDTPVSAIAAAVVTLAGFVTVIIASRDSFERQLQTLARKTRGRLEGIPPVTSSEDDTLEEVATLEGAIESLHARLAAQNAQLTQEARTLTAVLDGMIEGIWITDAAGNVVRHNDALRGMLQPGGADIVGQRPLALIRNEELHEAVMRACREGTSSRLELTLEGLFPRTLSIRVTPLGKDLPGSAAVFHDVTELRRLEKVRKDFVANVSHELRTPITAIRGYAETLQSGALKDQEMAPKMVEIIHRQSERLSELVEDLLELSRLESRELQLKIAQVPLAVAASRAAETVKPKAAGKNIHLELHVPQNLVARGDERAVEQVLLNLLDNAVKYTPAGGRVDVFGTLEDGRCVVRVKDTGLGIEPKHLSRIFERFYRVDKGRSRDMGGTGLGLSIVKHLMGAMGGEVKVESQPHVGSVFVIFLPVATPEAASG; encoded by the coding sequence TCATCGCCAGCCGCGACAGCTTCGAGCGGCAGCTCCAGACACTGGCGCGCAAGACGCGCGGGCGCCTCGAGGGCATTCCGCCCGTCACCTCCTCCGAGGACGACACGCTGGAGGAGGTGGCGACGCTGGAGGGCGCCATCGAGTCGCTGCACGCCCGGCTCGCCGCGCAGAACGCCCAGCTCACCCAGGAGGCGCGCACCCTCACCGCCGTGCTGGACGGCATGATCGAGGGCATCTGGATCACCGACGCGGCGGGCAACGTCGTGCGCCACAACGACGCCCTGCGCGGGATGCTCCAGCCGGGCGGCGCGGACATCGTGGGCCAGCGCCCGCTGGCCCTCATCCGCAACGAGGAGCTGCACGAGGCGGTGATGCGCGCCTGCCGGGAGGGGACATCCTCGCGCCTGGAGCTCACCCTGGAGGGGCTGTTCCCCCGCACGCTGTCCATCCGCGTGACGCCGCTGGGCAAGGATCTGCCGGGCAGCGCCGCCGTCTTCCACGACGTGACGGAGCTGCGGCGGCTGGAGAAGGTGCGCAAGGACTTCGTGGCCAACGTCTCCCACGAGCTGCGCACCCCCATCACCGCCATCCGCGGCTACGCGGAGACGCTCCAGAGCGGAGCGCTGAAGGACCAGGAGATGGCGCCCAAGATGGTGGAGATCATCCACCGCCAGTCCGAGCGCCTCTCCGAGCTCGTGGAGGATCTGCTCGAGCTGTCCCGGCTGGAGTCCCGCGAGCTGCAGCTGAAGATCGCCCAGGTGCCCCTGGCGGTGGCCGCCTCGCGAGCGGCGGAGACCGTCAAGCCCAAGGCCGCGGGCAAGAACATCCACTTGGAGCTCCACGTCCCCCAGAACCTGGTGGCGCGCGGGGACGAGCGAGCAGTCGAGCAGGTGCTCCTGAACCTGCTCGATAACGCGGTGAAGTACACCCCGGCAGGAGGGCGGGTGGACGTCTTCGGCACATTGGAGGACGGGCGCTGCGTGGTCCGGGTCAAGGACACGGGGCTGGGCATCGAGCCGAAGCACCTCTCCCGTATCTTCGAGCGCTTCTACCGGGTGGACAAAGGTCGCAGCCGGGACATGGGGGGCACGGGCCTGGGCCTGTCCATCGTGAAACACCTGATGGGGGCCATGGGCGGGGAGGTGAAGGTGGAGAGCCAGCCCCATGTAGGCAGCGTGTTCGTCATTTTTCTTCCCGTCGCTACCCCTGAGGCGGCATCCGGGTAG